The proteins below come from a single Metarhizium brunneum chromosome 1, complete sequence genomic window:
- the TOP2 gene encoding DNA topoisomerase 2, translated as MDSDVMSDPAFSLGEESDGYVPQKKSKPKAAAKPPAKATGKKLTQTTLKTTKAPAKRPKPDSDDEDSLGGSSSGFSHTPPSSKKQKKAPPPKKSGGVPLAEVENDSVLIDVPPTKPTSKSSKTATEMYQKLTQLEHIIKRPDTYIGSVEKTDQQMWVYNKETSQMVYKNISFVPGFYKIFDEIMVNAADNSQREGSGMTYMKVNINRATGEISVENNGKGIPIVIHEKEKIYIPEMIFGHLLAGSNFDDNEKKTVGGRNGYGAKLCNVFSQEFTVECQDSGNGKRYKQTWTDNMQKMQKAKITSNKSADFVRITFKPDYDRFGMPEGIDDDLEALLYRRVYDMAGTVHGVKVYLNGEQIKLKDFKAYCDLYAKSIAAERTAEEGGTPTCTVEIDKDKSHPRWEVAFTVSDGTFQQVSFVNSIATTTGGTHVNYIADQITGSLLKALDKKKKGHSLKQSHLRNHIFIFINCFIENPAFNSQTKEQMTTKVSQFGSKCVLGDNFLKAIAKSDAIENIMDFAQKKADKMLSKSDGSKRARVSNAKLVEANLAGTRRGHECTLILTEGDSAKGLAVSGRAILDPDKIGVFPLRGKLLNVRDASLDQITKNQEIQNIKQFLGLKHKQVYTDTKSLRYGHLMIMTDQDHDGSHIKGLLINFLQVQFPSLLKIPQFLQEFITPIVKVWQGPDPKKPLRLKSFFTQPQYDEWKESHKAELSRWQSKYFKGLGTSSNEDAQVYFTNLDNHLKEFEVMKSEEAELFDLVFSKKKADARKEWLGNFIPGTFLDHSMKEITYTDFVSKELILFSMADNLRSIPSVIDGLKPGQRKVLYACFKRNLTKDKKVVELAGYVSEHTAYHHGEASLQQTIIGLAQNFVGSNNINILEPSGNFGSRLAGGSDAASPRYTFTRLAPFAKKIFSPLDEACLKHQYEDGKRIEPEVYSPILPMVLVNGADGIGTGWSTTIPNYHPADIVKNLKRRMGRLDEDGAEEKPFETMTPWFRGWKGNPEAAGPDRYKFNGIASQNDQNPNEILITELPIRMWTDDFKAKLEKVISGNDGPTWIKDYKEFNDHKTVHFEIMVDEKHLPKILEEGLLERFKLTKQVATSNLVAFDTRGQIRKYEKVEDILEEYYVHRLQMYHDRKQYWLQVYDNDLEKLKNQYRFIKEIIDGELIVGRKKKAVLVSELRDCKYKAFPPGGQKQKTADDEPDESDNEDDDDDDKATAAGAHDYDYLLSMPIWSLTQERLDKLKDAINKKKDDIEGLSAKSEKDLWSADLDDFMTEWDAQVALEQELQTKIRRMGRRESKKIGAGRNRKGKGDDDYEPEKKSKGKGKGKAAAAKAAPKVKTETKSAQRFADMFGTKTKKEPKDDVVDLSDNFSDDDFAALSRNKPSSARVTELSQSASQSQAEEPEVPRPTKRAAASKAKTLFEVSSDSEVEDVEMIGDIGSMVKGIGKPAGDKSGRLSLYAMNRPESSQGNSGSSSLQKLKTKASKSSMDIDSHDETNYEMLAKSSPHKIKDEEDAAQDSDDELAVTAASSTTDTGLAAVKKARAKPATSKAKAKPETKPRAKAAPKATTLSPAAKAYAAKKKTIGVKKIALEDSEDEVDEPPSPVSKPKPAARGRPGRAAAAKRPVIVDEDSSLMQDESDDPFEMDDD; from the exons ATGGACTCAGATGTCATGTCAGATCCCGCTTTCAGCCTAGGCGAGGAATCTGACGGCTATGTTCCTCAGAAG AAGTCAAAGCccaaggcggcggcaaaaCCGCCCGCGAAGGCCACGGGCAAGAAACTGACACAAACTACCTTGAAGACAACGAAGGCACCAGCAAAAAGACCGAAACCAGAcagcgacgatgaagatTCCTTGGGAGGCAGTTCGTCAGGCTTTTCGCATACCCCGCCGAGTTCCaaaaagcagaagaaggcgccgccgccaaagaaatCTGGCGGTGTCCCTCTTGCAGAGGTTGAGAACGATAGTGTGCTCATTGATGTTCCACCAACCAAACCGACATCAAAGTCGTCAAAAACCGCCACTGAGATGTATCAAAAGCTCACACAACTTGAACACATCATCAAGCGACCTGACACGTATATCGGATCTGTCGAGAAGACGGACCAGCAGATGTGGGTGTACAACAAGGAAACATCACAGATGGTGTACAAGAACATAAGCTTCGTCCCAGGTTTCTACAAAATCTTTGATGAAATCATGGTCAACGCGGCCGACAACTCGCAGCGTGAGGGTAGTGGGATGACCTACATGAAAGTCAACATAAATCGAGCAACTGGAGAGATTAGTGTTGAAAACAACGGCAAAGGCATCCCAATCGTAATTCATGAAAAGGAGAAGATCTACATCCCCGAAATGATTTTCGGACACCTCTTGGCAGGTTCCAATTTCGACGATAATGAGAAAAAGACTGTTGGTGGACGCAACGGTTATGGTGCTAAGCTTTGTAACGTATTCAGCCAGGAATTCACTGTGGAGTGTCAAGATTCTGGTAATGGCAAGAGATATAaacagacatggacggaCAACATGCAGAAGAtgcaaaaggcaaagatcACCTCAAACAAATCTGCAGACTTTGTCCGCATTACCTTCAAACCGGACTACGATCGGTTCGGAATGCCAGAAggcattgatgatgaccTAGAAGCTCTCCTCTACCGTCGAGTGTACGACATGGCGGGAACGGTCCATGGTGTCAAGGTATACTTGAATGGTGAGCAAATCAAGCTCAAGGATTTCAAAGCGTATTGTGATCTCTACGCAAAGTCTATCGCCGCCGAGAGAACCGCAGAAGAAGGTGGCACTCCCACCTGCACCGTTGAGatcgacaaggacaagtccCATCCTCGGTGGGAGGTTGCTTTCACAGTGTCTGATGGAACCTTTCAACAAGTATCATTCGTCAACTCTATCGCGACGACCACGGGAGGTACTCATGTCAACTACATTGCTGACCAAATCACGGGGTCGCTCTTAAAGGCGCTTgataaaaagaagaaaggccatAGCCTTAAGCAAAGTCATCTTCGAAACCAcatttttattttcattAACTGCTTTATCGAGAATCCGGCTTTCAACTCTCAGACAAAAGAGCAGATGACAACCAAAGTGAGCCAGTTTGGTAGCAAATGCGTTCTCGGTGACAATTTCCTAAAAGCGATCGCGAAATCAGATGCTATCGAGAACATCATGGATTTTGCTCAAAAGAAAGCTGACAAGATGCTGTCCAAAAGCGATGGAAGCAAGAGAGCAAGAGTTAGCAATGCAAAGCTCGTTGAAGCTAACTTGGCAGGCACCCGGCGCGGCCATGAGTGCACCCTTATTCTCACCGAGGGTGATTCTGCCAAGGGCCTTGCTGTCTCTGGAAGAGCTATTCTCGACCCTGACAAAATTGGTGTTTTCCCCCTTCGAGGTAAACTACTTAATGTTCGAGACGCTTCACTCGATCAAATCACCAAGAACCAAGAAATTCAGAATATCAAGCAATTCCTGGGCTTAAAACATAAACAAGTATACACGGACACAAAGAGTCTTCGTTATGGTCATCTTATGATCATGACTGATCAGGATCATGACGGTAGTCACATTAAGGGCCTCCTTATTAACTTTCTTCAAGTTCAGTTCCCCTCATTACTGAAAATCCCCCAGTTCCTGCAAGAATTCATCACGCCCATTGTCAAGGTCTGGCAAGGACCCGACCCGAAAAAGCCCCTGAGACTCAAATCCTTCTTCACTCAACCACAATACGACGAATGGAAGGAGTCGCACAAGGCAGAGTTGTCGAGATGGCAGTCCAAGTACTTCAAGGGATTGGGAACAAGTTCCAATGAAGATGCCCAAGTGTACTTCACCAACCTTGATAATCATTTGAAAGAGTTCGAGGTCATGAAGTCGGAAGAAGCTGAACTTTTTGACCTTGTCTTCTCAAAAAAGAAGGCAGATGCTCGAAAAGAATGGCTTGGCAATTTCATCCCGGGCACTTTCTTAGATCACTCTATGAAAGAAATCACTTACACAGACTTTGTTAGCAAGGAACTTATTCTATTCAGCATGGCTGATAACTTGCGTTCAATACCATCCGTAATTGATGGTTTAAAACCCGGACAACGAAAGGTTTTATACGCGTGTTTTAAACGAAACCTGACCAAGGATAAGAAGGTTGTGGAACTTGCTGGTTATGTCTCTGAGCACACGGCGTACCACCATGGTGAAGCTTCCTTGCAACAGACTATCATTGGTTTGGCGCAGAACTTTGTCGGCTCCAATAATATCAACATCCTGGAACCTAGCGGTAACTTTGGTTCTCGTCTTGCTGGTGGCTCCGATGCTGCCAGTCCCCGTTACACCTTTACGCGATTAGCTCCATTTGCAAAGAAGATCTTTTCTCCGCTGGACGAAGCCTGTTTAAAGCATCAGTATGAAGACGGCAAGCGTATTGAACCCGAGGTTTATTCACCTATTCTGCCCATGGTTCTTGTCAATGGCGCTGACGGTATTGGAACTGGATGGAGCACAACAATCCCAAACTACCATCCAGCAGATATTGTAAAGAACTTAAAGCGCCGTATGGGTCGTTTAGATGAAGATGGTGCTGAGGAGAAGCCTTTCGAGACAATGACTCCCTGGTTTCGAGGTTGGAAGGGCAATCCCGAAGCAGCTGGTCCTGATAGGTATAAGTTCAACGGTATCGCCTCCCAAAATGACCAGAACCCCAATGAAATACTCATTACGGAATTGCCAATTCGCATGTGGACAGACGACTTCAAAGCAAAGCTTGAAAAAGTTATCAGCGGTAACGATGGTCCTACATGGATCAAGGACTACAAGGAGTTTAACGACCACAAGACCGTTCACTTTGAGATTATGGTGGACGAGAAGCACTTGCCCAAGATTCTTGAAGAGGGATTGCTTGAGCGGTTCAAGCTCACTAAGCAAGTTGCTACCTCAAACTTGGTTGCTTTTGATACGAGGGGTCAAATCCGAAAGTATGAAAAAGTTGAGGACATTTTGGAAGAATACTACGTCCACAGACTTCAGATGTACCATGACCGAAAGCAATACTGGCTTCAAGTCTATGACAACGACCTCGAAAAACTGAAAAATCAGTATCGGTTTATCAAAGAAATTATTGATGGGGAGCTGATTGTGGgtaggaagaagaaggccgtgCTTGTATCAGAGCTTCGTGATTGCAAATATAAAGCCTTTCCGCCCGGAGGCCAGAAACAAAAGACAGCGGACGATGAACCGGACGAGTCTGAcaatgaagatgacgacgacgatgacaagGCCACAGCGGCTGGTGCTCATGACTATGATTATCTCCTCTCG ATGCCAATTTGGTCGCTTACTCAGGAACGACTTGACAAGCTAAAGGATGCTATCAACAAAAAGAAGGACGATATCGAGGGTCTATCCGCCAAGAGTGAAAAGGACCTTTGGTCTGCAGATCTAGATGATTTCATGACTGAGTGGGACGCTCAAGTTGCTCTCGAGCAAGAACTTCAGACCAAGATCCGCCGTATGGGGCGACGTGAGTCCAAGAAGATTGGTGCAGGCCGCAaccgcaagggcaagggtgACGACGACTACGAGCCGGAAAAGAAAtccaagggcaagggcaagggcaaggcagcggcggcaaaggcagcaCCAAAAGTTAAGACCGAGACCAAGAGCGCTCAACGATTCGCTGACATGTTCGGCacaaagacgaagaaggaaCCAAAGGATGATGTAGTAGACTTGTCTGATAATTTCTCCGACGATGACTTTGCAGCCCTTAGCAGAAACAAGCCTTCGTCTGCAAGGGTGACAGAGTTGTCCCAATCTGCTTCACAGTCACAAGCCGAAGAACCAGAAGTTCCCCGGCCTACCAAGAGGGCAGCCGCTTCTAAAGCGAAGACGTTGTTCGAAGTCTCTTCTGACAGTGAGGTAGAAGATGTTGAAATGATTGGGGATATTGGATCTATGGTAAAGGGAATCGGCAAGCCTGCTGGCGACAAGAGCGGACGACTAAGCTTATATGCCATGAATCGACCAGAATCCAGCCAAGGCAATAGTGGCTCCAGCAGTCTACAGAAACTGAAAACAAAAGCATCCAAGTCCTCGATGGATATTGACAGCCACGATGAGACCAACTACGAGATGCTAGCAAAGTCATCCCCTCACAAGATCaaagatgaggaggatgcaGCTCAAGACTCGGACGATGAGCTGGCAGTAACTGCGGCCTCTTCAACTACTGACACTGGCTTGGCTGCGGTCAAGAAGGCTCGCGCTAAGCCCGCAActtccaaggccaaggccaaaccGGAGACAAAGCCCAGGGCGAAAGCTGCACCGAAAGCCACGACGCTGTcacctgcagccaaggcTTATGCGGCTAAGAAGAAAACCATTGGTGTCAAGAAGATTGCCCTAGAGGACTcggaggacgaggtggatgAGCCCCCATCACCCGTGTCGAAACCCAAACCCGCAGCTCGTGGTCGGCCTGGTCGGGCTGCCGCGGCCAAACGACCAGTCATTGTGGATGAGGACTCATCGTTGATGCAAGATGAGAGTGACGATCCGTTTGAGATGGATGACGACTGA
- the CNS1 gene encoding Hsp70/Hsp90 co-chaperone CNS1 — protein sequence MKIEEIVDRMEEASLEAEPSTEQAATPVQDVSQPTKPELPPGMASHRKQTFDEIMADLNKSPLFMTDMEENDEIAALQALNYEGTPLENGTDFKMRGNECFKVRGYVDAREFYTKGIQILSLEERKRTRGEVTRNPEGVEDSAEEIAAQREVLEALYVNRAACHLELDNYRSCWTDCAAALRLNPRNLKACYRSARALLAVGRVEEADDVCARGLALDPDNRGLKEVAGRIVKRAGELDAKNKREADRRALLKRRETLLRAALKARGIPTRTTAQPPEMGDTKLELVPDPDDPRSSLAFPTVLLYPEHLESDFIKAFNETQTLEDHLSYVFPLPWDKEGVYTAAGVTCYVETMGGGVLKMGKRVPLLKVLGTGKVEVVDEVVRIFVLPNDKADAWVNKFKQQKAVEMGKGGGS from the coding sequence ATGAAGATTGAAGAGATCGTCGATAGGATGGAAGAAGCCAGCCTCGAAGCAGAGCCCAGCACCGAGCAAGCGGCAACACCAGTCCAAGATGTATCTCAACCAACGAAGCCAGAATTACCGCCCGGCATGGCATCCCACCGGAAGCAGACCTTTGACGAAATCATGGCTGACCTGAACAAGTCCCCGCTGTTCATGACCGACATGGAAGAAAACGACGAAATTGCGGCCTTGCAGGCGCTCAACTACGAGGGCACGCCGCTTGAGAACGGAACCGACTTTAAGATGCGCGGAAACGAATGCTTCAAGGTACGAGGCTACGTGGACGCGAGGGAGTTCTACACCAAGGGCATACAGATTCTGTCTCTGGAGGAGCGGAAACGAACCCGCGGCGAAGTCACCAGGAACCCCGAGGGCGTAGAGGACAGCGCCGAGGAAATCGCCGCGCAGAGAGAGGTCCTCGAGGCTCTGTACGTGAACCGCGCGGCGTGCCACCTGGAGCTGGACAACTACAGGAGCTGCTGGACCGACTGCGCAGCCGCGCTGCGTCTCAACCCGCGCAACCTGAAGGCCTGCTACCGAAGCGCCAGGGCCCTCCTGGCAGTCGGCCGCGTCGAGGAGGCCGACGATGTTTGCGCGCGCGGGCTGGCCCTGGACCCGGACAACAGGGGCCTCAAAGAAGTCGCGGGGCGCATCGTCAAACGGGCAGGGGAGCTCGACGCCAAGAACAAGAGGGAGGCGGACAGGAGGGCGCTGCTCAAACGGCGCGAGACGCTCCTCAGGGCGGCCCTCAAGGCGAGGGGCATCCCGACACGGACGACAGCCCAGCCTCCCGAGATGGGTGACACGAAGCTCGAGCTTGTGCCGGACCCAGACGACCCGCGGAGCAGCCTGGCGTTCCCGACTGTGCTGCTGTATCCCGAGCACCTTGAGTCAGACTTCATCAAGGCGTTTAATGAGACGCAAACGCTCGAGGACCACCTGTCGTACGTCTTTCCGCTGCCGTGGGACAAGGAGGGCGTGTATACCGCCGCCGGGGTGACTTGCTACGTGGAGACGATGGGAGGGGGTGTGCTCAAGATGGGGAAGCGGGTGCCGCTGTTGAAGGTGTTGGGCACGGGCAAGGTTGAGGTTGTGGATGAGGTTGTGAGGATATTTGTCCTGCCCAACGACAAGGCCGATGCGTGGGTGAACAAGTTCAAGCAGCAGAAGGCCGTGGAGATGGGGAAGGGCGGTGGTTCGTGA
- the mfsB_2 gene encoding Major facilitator superfamily multidrug transporter mfsB yields MALTKQVSPRNPNDFPTLQLFLLAVVRLAEPIALTSIFPYAWALVKKFQIGNEQDASFYSGLLISSFSFAEALMGMYWGGLSDRIGRKPVLMIGCLGTMFSMVMVGFASNIWIALLGRGIGGLLNGNIGVIQTMVGELVTKPEHEPRAFAVMPFVWSIGTIIGPCIGGTFADPHESWPNAFPRGSMFERYPYLLPNLLCAALLLVSIALGFVLLEETHPDMQPRVLLPADTYVSEETPLIETSDAMKRPAVDLRAETYGTLRTVNEDDEYDRGREVYTQEKSGLTKVWNKRVVGFIIALSIFTYHSMTYDHLMPIFFEDDRIVNKNTSTLWAIFSSSGGLGLSLRDVGMIMAVNGCIALFVQAVIFPIAAERVGVYKLFLLVTVLHPVVYAVVPFLLLVPESLTFPSIYICLAIRNIFSITLYPLLLILIKEATPTSSALGKVNGLAASAGAACRMIAPPVAGFLYTYGSKINCTALAWYGSVVVAIVGSVQCFLVPRERNLEISEECASRPPCNEYNALTAEVSDEEQERE; encoded by the exons ATGGCCCTAACAAAGCAGGTCAGCCCCCGCAATCCAAATGATTTCCCGACTCTGCAGCTCTTTCtcctag CTGTTGTTCGTCTCGCTGAACCCATTGCACTTACATCCATATTTCCTTACGCGTGGGCTCTCGTGAAGAAGTTCCAGATTGGAAACGAACAAGATGCATCCTTCTATTCTGGACTCCtcatctcctccttctcttttGCCGAGGCCCTGATGGGCATGTACTGGGGCGGCTTATCCGATCGCATTGGTCGCAAACCCGTACTGATGATCGGTTGCTTGGGGACCATGTTCAGCATGGTCATGGTAGGGTTCGCCTCCAACATTTGGATTGCTTTACTCGGTAGGGGCATAGGCGGCCTTCTCAACGGCAATATCGGTGTCATTCAAACAATGGTTGGTGAACTCGTTACCAAGCCCGAGCACGAAC CTCGCGCTTTCGCCGTTATGCCCTTTGTCTGGAGCATCGGAACCATCATTGGACCTTGTATCGGCGGCACATTTGCCGATCCTCACGAGTCCTGGCCCAATGCGTTCCCCAGAGGCAGCATGTTTGAACGTTACCCGTATCTTCTCCCCAACCTCCTTTGTGCAGCTCTATTGCTCGTCAGCATTGCTTTGGGATTCGTGCTCCTCGAGGAGACACACCCGGACATGCAACCCCGCGTGCTGTTACCCGCGGATACCTACGTCTCAGAAGAGACTCCGCTGATTGAAACTTCGGACGCCATGAAACGCCCAGCGGTAGACCTTCGAGCCGAAACGTACGGAACTCTCCGAACTGtcaacgaggatgacgagtATGACAGGGGGCGAGAAGTGTATACACAAGAAAAGTCTGGTTTGACCAAGGTTTGGAATAAGCGTGTTGTTGGGTTCATCATTGCCTTATCCATCTTTACATACCATTCCATGACATACGATCACCTTATGCCAATTTTCTTCGAAGACGATCGTATCGTCAACAAGAACACCTCCACCCTCTGGGCGATTTTCAGTTCCTCCGGTGGCTTGGGGCTCTCCCTCCGAGATGTGGGAATGATCATGGCTGTTAACGGGTGCATTGCACTGTTTGTTCAGGCTGTCATTTTCCCCATCGCGGCAGAGAGAGTCGGTGTGTACAAGCTTTTCCTCCTTGTTACTGTCTTACATCCCGTCGTGTACGCCGTTGTCCCCTTTCTGCTCCTTGTCCCCGAGTCTCTCACCTTCCCCTCCATCTACATCTGCCTTGCAATTCGCAATATCTTCTCCATCACACTATAccctctcctcctcatcctcatcaaaGAAGCTACACCTACATCCAGTGCTCTGGGCAAGGTCAATGGTTTGGCAGCTagtgctggcgctgcttgCCGAATGATTGCGCCTCCCGTTGCAGGATTCCTGTACACTTATGGCAGCAAAATAAACTGCACGGCTCTGGCTTGGTATGGAAGTGTCGTTGTTGCTATTGTTGGCTCTGTGCAGTGCTTCCTGGTCCCTCGGGAGCGGAACCTCGAAATATCTGAAGAGTGTGCTTCGCGACCACCTTGCAATGAATACAATGCTCTAACAGCCGAAGTCTCGGACGAAGAGCAAGAACGAGAATGA